The region AGCGATTACACGACCCTGCTCTTCCGCGAAAGACCATCTCGAAAGTGAGCTCGGAAATCGAGCCAGAGACCCCATGACCGCTACCGACCTCCCCGGCACCGACCTCGACCGCATCTTCCGCGTTCTGCTTCCCAGAGCGCGGGAGGCCCTCATCGCATCCGACGGGCGACTGACGCCTCTCGGGGCCACCCTCGACAACCAGGGAGAGCTCCACGCCGCCGTGACCATGGAAGGCGCCGAGCCGATGCAGCCGCCCGCGTTGCTCGAGCGCATGCTCGCCAGCTTCGAGGCGCAGGCCTGCGCCGGCCGCATCAAGGCCTGCGGCGTGTGCTATGACGCACGCGTCGAGGGTCCGGCCGGTGCCGCCGACGCCATCGCGACCCGCCTCGAGCACCAGAACGGTGAGTCAGCCGTCATCTATCTCCCGTATGTTCGCACCAGCGCGGGCGCGTTCGAGTTCGGAAGCCTCATCCCGGCCAGCGAGACGCGGCGCGTCTGGCGCTGATCGGCCGCTGAATCCACATCTGAGGAGCGCCATGCCACACGCCACGCCTGAAGAGATCCGTCGCTTCCTGCAGTACACGTTCAAGTCGCATCCCTGGCACGGCATCGCGACCCTGGCCAAGGAACCCGACACCTTCAACGCCTATCTCGAGGTCGTGCCCTCTGACATGGTCAAGTACGAGATCGACAAGGCCACGGGGCATCTGAAAGTCGATCGTCCGCAGAAGTACTCGAGCCTCTGTCCCACCCTCTACGGCTTCATCCCCCGCACCTACTGCGGCGAGAAGGTGGGGCTGTTCTGCTCGCAGGCCACGGGGCGCGCGGGCATCGAGGGCGACGGTGACCCGCTCGACATCTGCGTGCTGAGCGAGAAGCCCATCACCCACGCCGACATCCTGGTGCGCGCCACGCCCATCGGTGGGCTGCGCATGGTCGACCACAACCAGGCCGACGACAAGATCATCGCGGTTCTCGAGGGCGACCTCGAGTACGGTCGCTGGCGAAGCATCCAAGACATGCCGACCGCACTGGTCGACCGGCTGCGGCACTACTTCCTCACCTACAAGCAGCTGCCGGAATCCGCCCTCTCCGCGGGGGAAGCGCCCGCGCCACGTCTGGTGGAGATCACGCACGTCTACGATCGAGACGAGGCCATGGCTGTCATCGCCGCGTCCATCGAAGACTACACCGACAGGTTCGGCAATCCTGAGGAGATGCTGGTCGAGTTCTTCACCTCCCTCATCCGCAAGTCGTGACCTCGGCGACCAGCGACACGGCGCCTTCCCTTCAAGACGTTATGCGCCTCGTGCTGCTGGCAGGGCGTGTCATGCTCGAGAGCGGCGCCAACGCGTCTCGAATCGAGGAGACGCTGATGCGCCTCGCGCTCAGCTGTGGGGTAGATTCCATCGATGTGTTCTGCACCCTCACGGGACTCTTTTTCACCGTGGTGAAGAACGATGAGGTTCTCACTCGCGTTCTCTCTGTTCGACAGCACGGAACAGACCTGGGTCGCATCGCCGCGGTGTATGATCTGTCGCGCGCGGTGGAGTCTCGCGCAGTCGACTGCCA is a window of Pseudomonadota bacterium DNA encoding:
- a CDS encoding inorganic pyrophosphatase; the encoded protein is MPHATPEEIRRFLQYTFKSHPWHGIATLAKEPDTFNAYLEVVPSDMVKYEIDKATGHLKVDRPQKYSSLCPTLYGFIPRTYCGEKVGLFCSQATGRAGIEGDGDPLDICVLSEKPITHADILVRATPIGGLRMVDHNQADDKIIAVLEGDLEYGRWRSIQDMPTALVDRLRHYFLTYKQLPESALSAGEAPAPRLVEITHVYDRDEAMAVIAASIEDYTDRFGNPEEMLVEFFTSLIRKS